GATCAAGGTTAATCACTTTCCCCTGATAAGTGACTGCGGTAGTGCCCAGCGCCTCCTGGGCTATGTAGGCTACCATATTTTCGGTCAGCCGCATCATATCCTCATAGTCAGCGTAGGCCTGATAACATTCCATCATGGTAAATTCCGGGTTATGCTTGGTGGAAATACCTTCATTGCGGAAAATCCGACCAATCTCGTAGACTCGCTCCAATCCTCCTACCAACAGCCGCTTTAGGTGCAGCTCCAAGGCTATGCGTAGGTAAAGATCTATGTCCAGGGCATTGTGATGGGTAATGAAAGGTCGGGCAGCCGCACCCCCCGGAATAGTATTCATGGTAGGAGTTTCAACTTCAAGAAAACCATGTTCATCCAAATAGCGGCGCATAGCCTTAATAACCCGGCTACGGATTATGAATACTTGCCGCACCTCAGGGTTGACAATGAGGTCCAGGTATCGCTGGCGGTACCGTTGTTCCACATCCCGAAGGCCATGCCATTTCTCCGGGAGCGGCCGTAAGGACTTGCACAACAGCCTAAAGCTATCAACCTCGACCGTGATCTCTCCCCTCCGAGTACGAAACACTCGCCCCGCAACCCCTATGATATCTCCGATATCAAGCTTCTTGAATAAATTGTAAGCCTCTTCACCAACTGCATCATATTTCACGTAAACCTGGATGCGGCCTGAGCTATCAGCAATATCGGCAAAGCTAGCCTTGCCGTGTTCACGCTTGGCCATAATCCTACCAGCTATGGACACTGGCTGGTTTTCCAGCTCATCAAATTCCCTTTTTATTTGGCTGGCAAAATGGGTTTGGGGGAAACGTCCACCGAAGGGTTCAATACCTTGCTTATATAAGTCCTCTAACTTCTGACGACGTACCAACATCAATTCGTTGAGATCCTGATCAAGCGTAGCGCCCATTCTAAGCTCCTTTGCAAATGACGTTGATTCCTTTCCTTTTAGCCAGCCTTGGAACGGTGGCACTTGATCTCCATAACTTGGTACTTGAGAAGCCCGGCCGGCACCTTAATCTCTACCACCGATCCGACCTTTTGCCCCAAAACTGCTTTTCCTACCGGTGACTCATTAGAAATCTTATTTTCCGATGGATCAGCCTCTATGGATCCAACGATTTCGTACTCGAATTCTTCCCCGCCCTCGAGGTCCTTGAGAACTACGCTACACCCTAAGCTCACTTCCTCTGGAGGCGCCTTGGACACATCGATTATCTGGGCATTGCGAAGCTGCTTTTCTAAGGCCAGAATTCGCCCCTCTATAAAAGCTTGCTCATTCTTGGCATCTTCATATTCCGAGTTTTCGCTGATGTCCCCAAACTCAATCGCCTGCTTGATGCGATCGGCCACCTCTTTGCGGCGCACCGTTTTCAAGTGTTGCAACTCGTCCTCCAGTTTCTTAAGACCTTCTGCGCTTATATACACTTCCTTACCTGGCATCTCCCTCGCTCCCTCAGCCCAAATTACGGAAGAACATATGTAGCCTCCAGGGCCTTTGTGCGGCGCCCCTAAACTAGAAGAAACACTGCCGCCCCGCCTTAGGTGCGACAGTGCCCCGACTCTGTGCTCTCTATTATAGGCCTGGGTTTAACCAATTGTCAAGAAATGGCCGGGCATTCGCCCTTTGCACTTACGCGCCCAGCAGGCACCTAGACGGCTACATTGCGCCGATGGGACCTACGTACATATGCCTCCATGTCCACATATGCCGGAAGGCCCTGCCGATAGGCCACCTGGACTTCACCCTCAATCAGAGGACGAGCATAGTCCACAAATTGGCTGGTGACATCGTTACCGGCAACGTTTATCCACTGCCGAGGCACTTTTCTTTCTTGATTGGCTACCTTGTCTAAATCCACCAACTCGTAAGCGCAGGCGTACTCTTCTCCCTGGAGCCGCCTTAACGCCACCATCTTGCCGCTTTTTCCCCCAATCGCCTCTTCGACTGCTATCCGCCCCACCTGGTAGGCCTCTTCCGCATCAACTCGCGAAGCTAAATGGCTAGCGCACCGCTGGCTGCTAGCTGGGAGAATATAGCGACCCTTGATTCTCAGGTGCGTCTCTACTTGGCTAAGAAGGAATTGGCTCAGGCCCCCAAGGCGCTGATGGCCAAATTGATCTACGGCCAGAGCATCACTAAAAACATAGTTACCCTCTCTGTCCACCAGCCCTTCAGAAACCACCACCAGGACAGTTCCGTATTCATGATAGGCCGCCTCCACGTCGGCCAGGAAAGCTTCAAGGTCAAAGGCTACCTCCGGCATGTAGATCAGGTGCGGAGCATCCCCGGGTTGCCGACGTGCCAAAGCTGTGGCTGCCGCCAACCACCCGGTATTTCGGCCCATAGTCTCCACTATAACCACCTTGGTACTGGTCTCAATGCTCCTAAGGTCAATGCCCATTTCCAGAACGCTGGTGGCCAGGTATTTGGCGGCGCTGCCATAGCCAGGGCAATGGTCGGTCAGTGGCAGATCGTTGTCGATGGTCTTGGGAACTCCAATTACCCTAAGTTCGTAACCTTCCCTTTGGGCCAGCTGATCTATTTTCCAAGCTGTATCCATGGAGTCATTCCCACCAATGTATAGGAAGTAGCGGATATTATGGTAGCGGAAAATGCGAAGTAACTTTTCGTAGTCATTCCTATCCTTGAGCTGGCAGCGGCACGACCCCAAGGCCGCTCCTGGGGTGTAGCGTAGGCCTCGGATAACCGCCGGGTCTACCCGACCGAGGTCAATGAAGTCCTCCCTGAGTAAGCCTAAAACACCGTTACGGGCACCGATGACCTCGTCAATGGCCTCGCTGGCGCAAGCTGCCTCAATGGCCCCAGCCAAGCTGTTGTTGATCACGGCGGTAGGCCCACCCGATTGAGCAATCACTAAGTTCCCTTTCAACAAGAAATTCTTCCTCCCCCACCCGTTGCTGCAAAACTATTTAACCTTGACCCAAAAAGCATTCTAAGGCTAAGATTGGCATCTAGAGGGATAGACAATGGCCATTGAAATTACTGATTATCCCAGCAGCTCAGACTATGAACATATTTATCGGCTCCTAGATCACGTGACGCCTCTAGATTACGATTGCGGCATCCTCTGCGGCAAGGCTTGCTGCAACCCGGCCTACCCGGGGACGGGGATCTACCTTTTGCCCAATGAGGACAGCATGTTTTCCAGGCACGAAG
This Clostridia bacterium DNA region includes the following protein-coding sequences:
- a CDS encoding lysine--tRNA ligase; protein product: MGATLDQDLNELMLVRRQKLEDLYKQGIEPFGGRFPQTHFASQIKREFDELENQPVSIAGRIMAKREHGKASFADIADSSGRIQVYVKYDAVGEEAYNLFKKLDIGDIIGVAGRVFRTRRGEITVEVDSFRLLCKSLRPLPEKWHGLRDVEQRYRQRYLDLIVNPEVRQVFIIRSRVIKAMRRYLDEHGFLEVETPTMNTIPGGAAARPFITHHNALDIDLYLRIALELHLKRLLVGGLERVYEIGRIFRNEGISTKHNPEFTMMECYQAYADYEDMMRLTENMVAYIAQEALGTTAVTYQGKVINLD
- the greA gene encoding transcription elongation factor GreA, whose protein sequence is MPGKEVYISAEGLKKLEDELQHLKTVRRKEVADRIKQAIEFGDISENSEYEDAKNEQAFIEGRILALEKQLRNAQIIDVSKAPPEEVSLGCSVVLKDLEGGEEFEYEIVGSIEADPSENKISNESPVGKAVLGQKVGSVVEIKVPAGLLKYQVMEIKCHRSKAG
- a CDS encoding 6-phosphofructokinase; the encoded protein is MLKGNLVIAQSGGPTAVINNSLAGAIEAACASEAIDEVIGARNGVLGLLREDFIDLGRVDPAVIRGLRYTPGAALGSCRCQLKDRNDYEKLLRIFRYHNIRYFLYIGGNDSMDTAWKIDQLAQREGYELRVIGVPKTIDNDLPLTDHCPGYGSAAKYLATSVLEMGIDLRSIETSTKVVIVETMGRNTGWLAAATALARRQPGDAPHLIYMPEVAFDLEAFLADVEAAYHEYGTVLVVVSEGLVDREGNYVFSDALAVDQFGHQRLGGLSQFLLSQVETHLRIKGRYILPASSQRCASHLASRVDAEEAYQVGRIAVEEAIGGKSGKMVALRRLQGEEYACAYELVDLDKVANQERKVPRQWINVAGNDVTSQFVDYARPLIEGEVQVAYRQGLPAYVDMEAYVRRSHRRNVAV